From one Nitrosococcus halophilus Nc 4 genomic stretch:
- a CDS encoding HlyD family type I secretion periplasmic adaptor subunit, translated as MEGGIVKELLVRDGDPVRAGDILIRLDETRPRANLAILQAEYDAARAIGARLLAERHDRPQIAFADDLLARNMEAKVAEILSGQEALFEARRSLLQGEISILKNRIVQLKDNITGIQAQQKAKERQIALIKEEIHGLRNLLKKGYTERTRLLALEREASSLEGERGEHISEIAQAKTAIGETKLQIIQLQWDFREKVVDELRSIQTQIADLEERLGAARHVLDHIEVRAPESGVVVGMEVHTVGGVIRAGDTILELVPTDDRLIIEAQVQPADIDNIALGQDAAIRLTAFKHWTTPTISGEVIYISADRIVDPRSGQPYYLARIMVTDEEVARLGERQLYPGMPAEVMIKTGERTAMQYLVQPLLDNMELAWREE; from the coding sequence CTGGAAGGGGGGATCGTCAAGGAACTTTTGGTGCGTGATGGGGATCCTGTTCGGGCTGGCGACATTCTCATCCGCCTCGATGAGACTCGCCCGCGGGCTAATCTTGCCATCCTCCAGGCCGAGTATGACGCGGCGCGGGCCATAGGGGCGCGGCTGCTAGCAGAGCGGCATGATCGGCCCCAGATTGCCTTTGCGGATGACCTGCTGGCTAGAAACATGGAGGCTAAGGTGGCTGAGATCCTGAGCGGGCAGGAGGCCCTCTTCGAGGCCAGGCGAAGCTTGCTGCAAGGCGAGATCTCTATCCTTAAAAATCGCATTGTCCAACTTAAAGACAACATTACTGGTATCCAGGCCCAGCAGAAGGCTAAGGAGCGCCAGATCGCATTGATCAAGGAAGAAATCCATGGATTGAGGAATCTTTTAAAAAAGGGCTATACCGAACGTACTCGGCTGCTGGCCCTCGAACGGGAGGCGTCGAGCCTGGAAGGTGAACGCGGCGAGCATATCTCCGAGATTGCCCAGGCCAAGACAGCGATTGGCGAGACCAAGCTGCAGATCATCCAGCTACAGTGGGATTTTCGGGAAAAGGTGGTCGACGAATTGCGCTCGATCCAGACCCAGATCGCCGACCTTGAGGAGCGGCTTGGCGCCGCCCGGCACGTGCTCGATCACATTGAGGTTAGGGCACCCGAAAGCGGCGTGGTGGTAGGTATGGAGGTCCATACCGTAGGTGGCGTCATCCGGGCAGGAGACACAATTCTAGAGCTTGTCCCGACTGACGACCGGCTAATCATCGAGGCGCAGGTGCAACCGGCGGACATCGACAATATCGCACTCGGACAGGATGCCGCTATCCGTTTAACTGCCTTCAAACATTGGACGACGCCGACCATCTCCGGGGAGGTGATCTATATTTCCGCAGACCGGATCGTTGATCCGCGTTCCGGACAACCCTACTATTTGGCGCGCATCATGGTCACTGACGAGGAAGTGGCGCGACTCGGTGAACGACAGCTCTATCCTGGCATGCCGGCAGAGGTGATGATTAAAACCGGCGAGCGGACGGCGATGCAGTATCTGGTTCAGCCATTGCTTGACAATATGGAGTTGGCCTGGCGTGAGGAGTGA
- a CDS encoding AbrB/MazE/SpoVT family DNA-binding domain-containing protein: MGNSQGVIIPKPLLAQLGLEGEIEMVVEGDALVLRKPAKKSREGWAEASQKLADVGDDGLVWPEFANEDDEPLVW; this comes from the coding sequence ATGGGTAACTCCCAAGGCGTGATCATCCCCAAGCCCCTGTTAGCGCAGCTCGGCCTTGAAGGTGAGATCGAAATGGTGGTCGAAGGCGACGCCCTCGTGCTCCGCAAGCCAGCCAAGAAGTCCCGCGAGGGCTGGGCGGAAGCCAGTCAAAAGCTGGCTGACGTCGGAGACGATGGCTTGGTTTGGCCCGAGTTCGCCAATGAAGACGATGAACCTCTGGTGTGGTGA
- the fabB gene encoding beta-ketoacyl-ACP synthase I produces MGRELRRVVITGLGIVSSIGNNKAEVVKSLKTGRSGIEFHQEYADLGLRSQIHGSVDIDIEALIDRKIRRFMGDGAAYNYLAMEQAIADAELASNRVSHPRTGLIMGSGGPSTKNLVLAADTLREKGIRRVGPYMVPRTMCSTNSACLATPFKIKGINYSISSACSTSAHCIGNGVEQIQLGKQDIIFAGGGEELHWTLTMLFDAMGALSSKFNETPHQASRPYDRHRDGFVIAGGGGVVVLEDLEHAQARGAKIYAEVVGYGATSDGYDMVAPSGEGAVRCMEQALATIDGPVDYINAHGTSTPAGDIKELEAIQEVFADREGGIPTISSTKSLTGHALGAAGVNEVIYSLLMMEHGFIAASANLDEIDPGAGEFPIARERIDRVQPETVMSNSFGFGGTNACLVLGRFRD; encoded by the coding sequence ATGGGAAGAGAGCTTAGACGCGTTGTTATTACTGGACTGGGTATTGTCTCCAGCATTGGCAACAACAAAGCAGAAGTCGTTAAATCCTTAAAAACCGGCCGTTCAGGGATCGAGTTCCACCAAGAGTATGCGGATCTGGGGCTACGCAGCCAGATTCATGGCTCGGTGGACATCGATATTGAAGCCCTCATCGACCGCAAAATTCGCCGCTTCATGGGAGACGGCGCGGCCTATAATTATCTTGCCATGGAGCAGGCTATCGCTGACGCCGAACTCGCCTCAAATCGGGTGTCTCATCCCCGTACGGGTCTCATCATGGGCTCGGGCGGTCCGTCCACCAAGAATCTGGTGTTGGCGGCGGATACCCTGCGGGAAAAAGGCATTCGCCGAGTGGGACCTTATATGGTCCCGAGAACCATGTGCAGCACCAACTCCGCTTGTCTGGCAACCCCCTTCAAAATCAAAGGCATCAATTATTCCATCAGTTCCGCTTGCTCTACCAGCGCCCACTGCATCGGCAACGGGGTGGAACAGATTCAACTTGGCAAACAGGACATTATTTTTGCCGGCGGCGGCGAGGAACTCCACTGGACCCTGACCATGTTGTTTGACGCCATGGGGGCCTTGTCTTCAAAATTCAACGAGACCCCTCACCAAGCCTCTCGCCCCTATGATAGACACCGTGACGGTTTCGTCATTGCCGGCGGCGGCGGTGTGGTCGTGCTTGAAGACTTGGAGCACGCCCAAGCCCGGGGGGCGAAAATTTACGCTGAAGTAGTGGGCTATGGTGCCACCTCTGATGGTTACGACATGGTCGCCCCCTCTGGTGAAGGAGCGGTGCGCTGTATGGAGCAGGCGCTAGCCACCATTGATGGCCCTGTGGATTACATCAATGCCCATGGAACCAGCACTCCCGCAGGCGATATTAAAGAGCTAGAAGCTATCCAAGAAGTTTTTGCGGATCGGGAAGGGGGTATCCCCACCATCAGCTCGACCAAATCCTTAACCGGACACGCCCTCGGCGCTGCCGGAGTCAATGAGGTCATCTATTCGCTACTGATGATGGAGCATGGCTTTATTGCCGCCTCGGCCAATCTTGATGAGATTGATCCAGGCGCAGGGGAATTCCCCATTGCCAGAGAGCGCATTGATAGGGTGCAACCTGAGACCGTAATGTCCAACAGCTTTGGCTTCGGCGGCACCAATGCCTGCCTGGTATTAGGACGTTTTCGCGATTAA
- a CDS encoding carotenoid biosynthesis protein: MNPDFTALLVSGIIFSLLVLGFLAWRFGRANMGVFVIVAGLFPAVMDFLSSFAAHNYEYPGQSRLWVFTYIFFGWMAVCGICLLLAEGILARANEDLLSAPRLRWQAPLVTGVIAVGLDLFIDPIAVAAGYWVWLVPGEIYYGIPLLNFVGWFVLMLLAPLAWILIARRTAWGDGRKLLMAFIALVPLGLAATVLSLVLNGIIAMMGWQ, translated from the coding sequence ATGAACCCCGATTTCACCGCCCTGCTGGTCTCCGGCATTATCTTCAGCCTCCTGGTGCTGGGTTTCCTGGCCTGGCGGTTTGGAAGGGCCAATATGGGGGTGTTTGTGATCGTGGCGGGCTTGTTCCCGGCGGTGATGGACTTTCTGTCCTCGTTCGCGGCCCACAACTATGAATACCCTGGCCAATCCCGGTTGTGGGTGTTCACCTACATCTTCTTCGGCTGGATGGCGGTGTGCGGGATCTGCCTGCTCCTCGCCGAAGGGATACTGGCCCGCGCCAATGAAGACTTGCTGAGTGCGCCCCGATTGAGGTGGCAGGCGCCCTTGGTTACCGGCGTGATTGCGGTTGGGCTGGATTTGTTCATCGATCCCATCGCTGTGGCCGCCGGCTATTGGGTGTGGCTCGTGCCGGGGGAAATCTATTACGGAATCCCCTTGCTCAACTTCGTGGGTTGGTTCGTGTTGATGCTATTGGCCCCCCTAGCCTGGATACTCATCGCGCGACGCACGGCCTGGGGGGATGGGCGCAAGCTCCTGATGGCCTTCATCGCCCTGGTGCCCCTAGGCCTGGCCGCCACCGTGCTGTCGCTAGTGCTCAATGGGATCATCGCCATGATGGGGTGGCAGTGA
- a CDS encoding Fic family protein — translation MLVTELNAFIDWFNQSREDATLDPLLRAALYHFWLLTLHPFDDGNGRITRALTDRALAQADG, via the coding sequence GTGCTGGTAACTGAGCTAAACGCCTTCATCGACTGGTTCAACCAAAGCCGCGAAGATGCCACCCTTGACCCTTTGCTGCGCGCCGCTCTCTATCATTTCTGGTTGCTCACCCTGCACCCCTTTGATGACGGCAATGGTCGCATTACCCGCGCCCTGACGGATCGGGCACTGGCCCAGGCCGATGGCTAA
- a CDS encoding DNA-binding domain-containing protein codes for MPPAKSPEMPEFMRRQYAFAAHIRDPEKNPPPEDVTDRRMAVYRELFFNNLEGFLANNFPVLRSLLEDQAWHYLVRDFYARHRAQTPLFHEISREFLLYLETERTTSGDPPFLGELAHYEWIELALSLSDLEPSGDIDPEGDLLEGLPVISPLAWPLRYRFPVHRISRDYQPIEPEAQPTFLVVYRDPHDQVAFMELNPVTARLLELISKEEVNSGRETLVQIAHELQHPNLEQIIGGGQQTLTGLRTRHILLGTRKS; via the coding sequence ATGCCCCCCGCCAAATCGCCTGAAATGCCGGAATTCATGCGCCGGCAATATGCATTTGCCGCCCATATTCGCGATCCGGAGAAAAACCCGCCTCCAGAGGACGTAACAGACCGGCGGATGGCAGTCTACCGGGAGTTATTCTTTAACAATCTGGAGGGGTTTCTTGCCAACAACTTCCCGGTGCTCCGCTCCCTCCTAGAGGACCAAGCATGGCATTACTTAGTGCGAGACTTTTATGCCCGCCATCGCGCCCAAACCCCGCTTTTCCACGAGATTTCAAGGGAATTTTTACTCTACTTGGAGACCGAGAGAACAACGTCTGGCGATCCCCCTTTCCTGGGGGAATTGGCCCATTATGAGTGGATAGAACTAGCCCTTTCCCTCTCTGACCTAGAACCCTCCGGGGATATCGATCCGGAAGGGGATCTATTGGAGGGTTTGCCCGTCATCTCGCCCCTGGCCTGGCCCTTGCGCTATCGCTTTCCCGTCCACCGGATTAGCCGCGATTACCAACCTATCGAACCCGAGGCTCAGCCTACTTTCCTGGTGGTCTATCGGGACCCCCACGACCAAGTGGCCTTCATGGAACTCAACCCCGTCACGGCGCGTCTCCTGGAGCTAATCTCCAAGGAAGAAGTCAATTCCGGGCGGGAAACCCTAGTGCAGATTGCCCACGAACTGCAACACCCAAACTTGGAGCAAATCATTGGGGGAGGACAGCAAACCCTAACAGGATTACGGACCCGCCATATCCTGCTCGGTACCCGGAAATCCTAG
- a CDS encoding amidohydrolase family protein: MNALTTSENRASLPKVALLLGWLFGVCIAAPTHAERLIAFTGGTVMDGTGAPPIPDGTVLVAGERITAVGPSSEIDLPKDTQVIDARGKWIIPGLIDAHVHFFQSGGLYTRPDIIDLRAERPYSQEMAWIRERLPQTLARYLASGVTSVVDMGGPLWTFEVRQWAQESLLAPRVAVAGPLLSGYKPAVFDLDDPPLIKVHSPQQARAAVRRLLPHQPDLIKLWLVQRPSQSLMAKELRYRRIKGNCLIKKQAVARIEGVDRHGDI; encoded by the coding sequence ATGAACGCCTTAACCACGTCCGAGAATAGGGCTTCTTTGCCAAAAGTGGCCCTCTTATTGGGATGGTTGTTTGGAGTTTGCATCGCTGCCCCGACCCACGCAGAGCGCCTCATCGCCTTCACCGGGGGCACGGTGATGGATGGCACGGGCGCCCCGCCTATCCCTGATGGCACGGTGCTGGTAGCGGGGGAACGCATTACTGCCGTTGGCCCAAGCAGTGAAATCGACCTCCCCAAGGACACCCAAGTGATTGATGCCCGTGGCAAGTGGATCATCCCGGGGCTTATTGATGCCCATGTCCACTTCTTTCAATCAGGGGGGCTCTACACCCGGCCGGACATCATCGATTTACGGGCTGAACGTCCCTATTCCCAGGAGATGGCTTGGATTCGGGAGCGGCTTCCCCAAACCTTAGCCCGTTACTTGGCCAGCGGGGTGACCTCGGTGGTGGATATGGGGGGGCCGCTGTGGACCTTCGAGGTTCGCCAATGGGCCCAAGAAAGTCTTCTGGCCCCGCGGGTAGCCGTGGCCGGGCCGCTTCTCTCCGGCTATAAACCGGCAGTCTTTGACCTGGACGATCCTCCCCTCATCAAAGTGCACTCGCCGCAACAGGCCCGGGCGGCAGTCCGTCGACTCCTCCCTCACCAGCCGGATCTCATCAAACTGTGGCTGGTCCAGCGCCCGAGCCAGTCCCTCATGGCCAAGGAGCTGAGGTATAGACGGATAAAAGGGAATTGTTTAATTAAGAAACAAGCGGTTGCAAGAATAGAAGGAGTAGACAGGCACGGAGACATCTGA
- a CDS encoding type II toxin-antitoxin system PemK/MazF family toxin: MVIRGEIWLAALDPTVGSEIQKTRPCVVVSPAEMHDYLRTVIVAPMTTGSRPAPFRVPVTFGGKQGLILLDQIRTLDQRRLVKRLGMVSHKTLTETLSVLQELFAE; encoded by the coding sequence GTGGTGATCCGCGGTGAGATCTGGTTGGCCGCACTCGATCCGACGGTGGGCAGCGAGATCCAGAAGACGCGCCCGTGCGTCGTGGTTTCGCCTGCTGAGATGCACGACTATTTGCGAACAGTGATTGTCGCACCGATGACGACCGGCAGCCGACCGGCGCCGTTTCGGGTACCGGTCACGTTTGGAGGCAAGCAGGGGCTGATCCTGCTGGATCAGATCCGGACTCTTGACCAGCGTCGGCTGGTCAAACGGCTGGGCATGGTAAGCCACAAGACGTTGACTGAAACGCTGAGCGTGTTGCAGGAACTCTTCGCAGAGTAA
- a CDS encoding DUF692 domain-containing protein, which translates to MTSSSISGTGLGLRRSFLDEFAALPEAPVDFLEIAPENWIGVGGPLGRKFRALTERYPFICHGLSLSIGSPAPLDENFLWRLKQFLNQHHIHLYSEHLSYCSDEGHLYDLMPIPFTEEAVRYVAGRIRRVQEILERRLVIENVSYYAAPGQELREIDFINAVLEEADCGLLLDVNNIYVNSVNHGYDPEEFLHALPSDRIAYIHVAGHYQEATDLLIDTHGAQVIHPVWELLNQACMHFGVFPTLLERDFNLPPLEDLFQEIALIREIQQKWSDVSDAPRQIA; encoded by the coding sequence ATGACAAGTTCTTCTATTTCTGGTACCGGCTTGGGTCTGCGCCGCAGTTTCTTGGATGAATTTGCCGCTTTGCCTGAGGCGCCGGTGGACTTTCTGGAGATAGCCCCGGAGAACTGGATTGGCGTCGGCGGTCCCCTGGGCCGTAAGTTTCGGGCACTGACCGAGCGCTACCCTTTCATCTGCCATGGGCTCTCCCTTTCCATCGGCAGCCCAGCTCCATTGGACGAAAACTTTCTTTGGCGTCTCAAACAATTCCTCAACCAGCACCACATTCACCTCTATAGCGAACACTTAAGTTACTGCTCCGATGAGGGTCACCTTTACGACTTGATGCCGATTCCCTTTACGGAAGAAGCGGTACGCTATGTGGCGGGTCGAATTCGTCGGGTTCAGGAGATCCTAGAGCGGCGTTTGGTGATTGAAAACGTCTCTTATTATGCGGCTCCAGGCCAGGAGCTGAGGGAGATCGACTTTATCAACGCGGTGCTGGAAGAAGCCGACTGCGGTTTGCTGCTGGATGTGAACAACATCTATGTGAATAGCGTCAATCATGGCTACGACCCGGAGGAATTCCTCCATGCCCTCCCTTCCGATCGGATTGCCTATATTCACGTGGCGGGCCACTACCAAGAAGCTACGGACCTTCTCATTGACACCCATGGGGCTCAGGTCATCCATCCGGTATGGGAATTGCTCAACCAGGCCTGCATGCATTTTGGAGTCTTCCCCACCCTCCTGGAACGGGACTTCAATCTTCCTCCTCTTGAGGACTTATTCCAAGAAATCGCCCTTATCCGAGAAATTCAACAAAAATGGAGCGATGTTTCCGATGCCCCCCGCCAAATCGCCTGA